The following are from one region of the Prionailurus bengalensis isolate Pbe53 chromosome A2, Fcat_Pben_1.1_paternal_pri, whole genome shotgun sequence genome:
- the LOC122486496 gene encoding olfactory receptor 9A4-like translates to MMNNLSGATEFCLLGFPGSQELHHILFAIFFFFYSATLMGNTVIIVIVCVDKRLRSPMYFFLGHLSALEMLVTTIIMPVMLWGLLLPGMQTISLVACVTQLFLYLAVGTTEFALLGAMAVDRYVAVCNPLRYNIIMNSHTCIWVVIVSWVFGFLSEIWPVYATFQFTFCKSNLVDHFFCDRGQLLKLSCGDTLFTEFVLFLMAVVIIIGSLTPTIVSYTYIISTILKIPTASGRRKAFSTCASHFIFVVIGYGSCLFLFVKPKQTQAAEYNKIVSLFISVVTPFLNPFIFTLRNDKVKEALRDGMKRCCRLVKD, encoded by the coding sequence ATGATGAACAATCTCTCTGGTGCCACTGAGTTCTGCCTTCTAGGCTTTCCTGGGTCCCAAGAACTACACCACATTCTTTTTgccatattctttttcttctactcaGCAACATTAATGGGAAACACAGTCATCATCGTGATTGTCTGTGTGGATAAACGTCTGCGGTCCCCTATGTATTTCTTCCTTGGTCATCTCTCTGCCTTGGAGATGTTAGTTACAACTATTATCATGCCTGTGATGCTTTGGGGATTGCTGCTCCCTGGGATGCAGACAATATCTCTGGTTGCATGTGTCACCCAGCTATTCCTGTACCTTGCTGTGGGGACCACAGAGTTCGCATTACTGGGAGCGATGGCTGTGGATCGTTACGTGGCTGTCTGTAACCCTTTGAGGTACAACATCATTATGAACAGCCACACCTGCATCTGGGTGGTCATTGTGTCATGGGTGTTTGGGTTCCTCTCTGAAATATGGCCAGTCTATGCCACATTTCAGTTTACCTTCTGCAAGTCAAATCTGGTAGACCATTTTTTCTGTGACCGAGGGCAACTGCTCAAACTATCCTGTGGTGACACTCTTTTCACAGAGTTTGTTCTCTTCTTAATGGCTGTTGTCATTATCATTGGTTCGCTGACCCCAACAATAGTCTCCTACACCTACATCATCTCTACCATCCTCAAGATCCCCACAGCCTCAGGCCGGAGGAAAGCCTTCTCTACGTGTGCCTCTCACTTCATCTTTGTTGTGATTGGCTATGGAAGCTGCTTGTTCCTGTTTGTAAAACCTAAGCAAACACAGGCTGCTGAGTACAACAAGATAGTTTCCCTGTTTATTTCTGTGGTAACCCCTTTCCTGAACCCTTTCATCTTCACCCTGAGGAATGACAAAGTCAAAGAGGCCCTTCGGGATGGTATGAAACGCTGCTGTCGACTGGTCAAGGATTGA
- the LOC122486497 gene encoding olfactory receptor 9A4-like codes for MMNNLSSATEFCLLGFPGSQELHHILFAIFFFFYSVTLMGNTVIIVIVCVDKRLQSPMYFFLGHLSALEILITSIIMPMLLWGLLLPGMHTISLAACVTQLFLYLAVGTTEFVLVGAMAVDRYVAVCNPLRYNIIMNSHTCIWVVIVSWVFGFLSEIWPVYATFQFAFCKSNLVDHFFCERGQLLKLSCGDTLFTEFVLFLMAVVIIIGSLTPTIVSYTYIISTILKIPTASGRRKAFSTCASHFTFVVIGYGSCLFLYVKPKQTQAAEYNKIVSLFISVVTPFLNPFIFTLRNDKVKEALQDGMKRCCRLVKD; via the coding sequence ATGATGAACAATCTCTCTAGTGCCACTGAGTTCTGCCTTCTAGGCTTTCCTGGGTCCCAAGAACTACACCACATTCTTTTTgccatattctttttcttctactcaGTGACATTAATGGGAAACACAGTCATCATTGTGATTGTCTGTGTGGATAAACGTCTGCAGTCCCCTATGTATTTCTTCCTTGGTCATTTGTCTGCCTTAGAGATCCTGATCACATCCATCATCATGCCCATGCTGCTTTGGGGATTGCTGCTTCCTGGGATGCACACAATATCTCTGGCTGCATGTGTCACCCAACTCTTCCTGTACCTTGCTGTGGGGACCACAGAGTTTGTCTTAGTGGGAGCGATGGCTGTGGATCGTTACGTGGCTGTCTGTAACCCTTTGAGGTACAACATCATTATGAACAGCCACACCTGCATCTGGGTGGTCATTGTGTCATGGGTGTTTGGGTTCCTCTCTGAAATATGGCCAGTCTATGCCACATTTCAGTTTGCCTTCTGCAAGTCAAATCTGGTAGACCACTTTTTTTGTGAACGTGGGCAACTGCTCAAACTATCCTGTGGTGACACTCTTTTCACAGAGTTTGTTCTCTTCTTAATGGCTGTTGTCATTATCATTGGTTCGCTGACCCCAACAATAGTCTCCTACACCTACATCATCTCTACCATCCTCAAGATCCCCACAGCCTCAGGCCGGAGGAAAGCCTTCTCTACGTGTGCTTCTCACTTCACCTTTGTTGTGATCGGCTATGGCAGTTGCTTGTTCCTCTATGTGAAACCTAAGCAAACACAGGCTGCTGAGTACAATAAGATAGTTTCCCTGTTTATTTCTGTGGTAACCCCTTTCCTGAACCCTTTCATCTTCACCCTGAGGAATGACAAAGTCAAAGAGGCCCTTCAGGATGGTATGAAACGCTGCTGTCGACTGGTAAAGGATTAA
- the LOC122486498 gene encoding olfactory receptor 9A4-like — protein MMNNLSSATEFCLLGFPGSQELHHILFAIFFFFYSVTLMGNTVIIVIICVDKRLQSPMYFFLGHLSALEILITTITVPMLLWGLMLPGMQTISLVACVTQLFLYLAVGTTEFVLLGAMAVDRYVAVCNPLRYNIIMNSHTCIWVVIVSWVFGFLSEIWPVYATFQFTFCKSNLVDHFFCERGQLLKLSCGDTLFTEFVLFLMAVVIIIGSLTPTIVSYTYIISTILKIPTASGRRKAFSTCASHFTFVVIGYGSCLFLYVKPKQTQAAEYNKIVSLFISVVTPFLNPFIFTLRNDKVKEALRDGMKRCCRLVKD, from the coding sequence ATGATGAACAATCTCTCTAGTGCCACTGAATTCTGCCTTCTAGGCTTTCCTGGGTCCCAAGAACTACACCACATTCTTTTTgccatattctttttcttctactcaGTGACATTAATGGGAAACACAGTCATCATTGTGATCATCTGTGTGGATAAACGTCTGCAGTCCCCTATGTATTTCTTCCTTGGTCATTTGTCTGCCTTGGAGATCCTGATCACAACTATTACTGTGCCCATGCTGCTTTGGGGATTGATGCTCCCTGGGATGCAGACAATATCTCTGGTTGCATGTGTAACCCAACTCTTCCTGTACCTTGCTGTAGGGACCACAGAGTTTGTGTTACTGGGAGCGATGGCTGTGGATCGTTACGTGGCTGTCTGTAACCCTTTGAGGTACAACATCATTATGAACAGCCACACCTGCATCTGGGTGGTCATTGTGTCATGGGTGTTTGGGTTCCTCTCTGAAATATGGCCAGTCTATGCCACATTTCAGTTCACCTTCTGCAAGTCAAATCTGGTAGACCACTTTTTTTGTGAACGTGGGCAACTGCTCAAACTATCCTGTGGTGACACTCTTTTCACAGAGTTTGTTCTCTTCTTAATGGCTGTTGTCATTATCATTGGTTCGCTGACCCCAACAATAGTCTCCTACACCTACATCATCTCTACCATCCTCAAGATCCCCACAGCCTCGGGCCGGAGGAAAGCCTTCTCTACGTGTGCTTCTCACTTCACCTTTGTTGTGATTGGCTATGGCAGTTGCTTGTTCCTCTATGTGAAACCTAAGCAAACACAGGCTGCTGAGTACAACAAGATAGTTTCCCTGTTTATTTCTGTGGTAACCCCTTTCCTGAACCCTTTCATCTTCACCCTGAGGAATGACAAAGTCAAAGAGGCCCTTCGGGATGGTATGAAACGCTGCTGTCGACTGGTAAAGGATTAA
- the LOC122488444 gene encoding olfactory receptor 6V1-like — protein MTNLSHPSEFVLLGFSSFGELQVLLCGPFLMLYLLAFLGNTVIIVTVIANTNLHTPMYFFPGNFSLLETLVTITTVPRMLSDLLVPCKVISFNGCMAQFYFYFSLGSTSFLILSDMALDRFVAICHPLRCGTLMSWDVCIQLAGASWAAPFLAMVPTVFSQAYLSYCHDNIINHFFCDNAPLLQLSCSDTSLQEFREFVMALAFVLSSFLVTLISYGYIVTTVLRIPSASGHQKAFSTCGSHLTLVFIGYRSGTIFLHVRSGKEHSMEVNKTVALVTSVLTPFLNIFILTLCNETVKEVLRGQMQRLKGLHKAL, from the coding sequence ATGACAAATCTGAGCCACCCTTCTGAATTTGTGCTCTTGGGTTTCTCCTCTTTTGGTGAGCTGCAAGTTCTGCTGTGTGGGCCTTTCCTCATGCTTTATCTTCTTGCCTTCCTGGGAAACACTGTCATCATAGTCACAGTCATAGCCAACACCAACCTACATactcccatgtacttcttccCGGGTAACTTTTCACTGCTGGAGACCTTGGTGACCATAACTACAGTGCCTAGGATGCTTTCAGACCTGCTGGTACCCTGCAAAGTCATTTCCTTCAATGGCTGCATGGCCCAGTTCTACTTCTACTTTTCCCTGGGTTCCACCTCCTTCCTCATCCTGTCAGACATGGCTCTTGACCGCTTTGTGGCCATCTGCCATCCACTGCGCTGTGGAACTTTGATGAGCTGGGATGTGTGTATCCAGTTGGCAGGGGCTTCCTGGGCAGCTCCTTTCTTAGCCATGGTGCCCACTGTCTTCTCCCAGGCTTATCTCAGTTATTGCCATGACAACATCATTAACCACTTCTTCTGTGACAATGCACCTCTGCTGCAACTGTCCTGCTCAGACACCAGCCTGCAGGAATTCCGGGAATTTGTGATGGCCTTAGCCTTTGTCCTCAGTTCCTTCCTGGTGACCCTCATCTCCTATGGCTATATTGTGACCACTGTGCTGAGGATCCCCTCTGCTAGTGGCCATCAGAAGGCTTTCTCAACCTGTGGATCCCACCTCACCTTGGTCTTCATTGGCTACAGGTCTGGCACCATCTTCCTTCATGTCAGGTCTGGCAAAGAACATTCTATGGAAGTCAACAAGACTGTAGCCTTGGTGACATCAGTCCTCACCCCCTTTCTCAATATCTTTATCCTTACCCTCTGCAATGAGACAGTCAAGGAAGTGCTACGGGGGCAGATGCAGAGGCTTAAAGGCCTCCACAAGGCTCTATGA